The sequence below is a genomic window from Lolium perenne isolate Kyuss_39 chromosome 7, Kyuss_2.0, whole genome shotgun sequence.
ATGGAATAACATAATCAAATCATGCATCCATTATTTGGATCTGGAGCACCATCGTTCCAAAAGAAGCCATAGTAATCTAATTGCACAAATGGAATCTGATTGGGATGGCCAAGATACTAATCTAATTGCACAAATGGAAATGGTCGGTGATGGAGCTGTCATTTATTAGGCACAGGAACTGGAGAGAGAGGGGATTCGGTGGGAGGAGAAGGTGGCGGGGCACAAGTGCACAACTCCTGTTACCAGATGTTGTGGCCAAATCAGCCAGCACCACCACACCTCCCTGGATGGCTCTCCTTCAGCACCTGCGAGCCGCTGCCTCACCTCCTTTCCCGAGGGCCGTACCCACCTGAAATCCACGCCTCACCTCACCGACCGGATTGCCACTGTGGCCCTTTTTTTGCCACCGCACAGCTTGGTTCATGCGCCACGGTTGGAGCCCACCACTTATACAGTATGTATGACAGGAAATACGAGTGTATATTGGACTGTATGTGTGTCTAACTGAGTGTAATGGCATTTATGAATTGGACAGAGAATTGTAGTGGCGTTTTTCGACAGATGAAAGCTGTAGTAGCGTTTCTCAAACAGGCAGACATTGTAGTGGCATCTATCTAATTAACCCGCTTATTTATCTTTTCTTGCATGGTTCTGAAACATTTAAATGGGATGTTTGGAAATGTCAATCAACCCCAACTCATACTCAACCAACCTATATACACTCATATAGTCATATGTAATCAACACTTGTCTCAAGATATCATGCAGGGTTCACACTGGCTATTTGACCCCACTAGTGAAATAAAATTTAGGAAACATCACACATTCATGCTAATTGACAAACAGTGTGGAATCAAAAATAGCAGTATGAAGAGTAAAGCACATGGAATTACAGTGATAACTATCAAGAGTAAAGAATGATGACTAGTCAAACTTTTATCTTGTTTCGCAAATTTTCATTTTCATTCTTAGATTACAGTTTGAGTCAGCATAAAAGAAAGTATGTGCACATGTTGTAGCAAGCCAGTTACCATTTAAGTATGTCTTGCTTCCTAGCAGAACACTAAAAAGCTTAACTGATGCTTCTTTCAAGTGGCATAAGATTCTGCATACTGGGTAACATTTTCTAGGTATTTCTCCAATTCTTTTTCTCCACTCTCGAGAGTCTCCCAAAGAGACCTTCTCAATTCCACCTGCCCTTGGCTCTTCATCACAAGGTCATAAGCATACCTCATAGCATGGTTGCAGTATGCAGCCTCGTCATCCATACATTCCTGATATGATGATTCATATTGCTTTGGATTAAAAACCCACTGCTTAGCATCTCTGGTCCACCGCTTCAGTATATACATTTCTGGAATTTTGCATACATTCTTGATACTAAGAGCTTTCAGAGTATGTGGACAAAGTAAACCCATTGTTTCAAACTGACTGCAGCTGCAAGTGAGTTGCATTGTAGACTTATTCAAATGAACTGTGCAGACTCGTGACCCCCTACCTTGCATGGTCATCTCAAACCGATATGTGTCACTGTCTTCACACTGAAGCTCCTTGAATTTTGTGGCACCACACCCATCAAGAAAATATGTCTCGAATAACTTGTAGATTCTGTGTGTATACACTTTTGCTGCATGATTCAAAATATCACTGTGCTTTATGATACAAGCAGGTGGCCTTTGGGAACACCGCATATCCTCATCAAACTCTCTTTCACGCCAATCATCAGTCAGCTTATCCACAAGAACAATAACCGTGGAAAGTGAAGTAAATTTATCGGCAATGGAAGTGAATATGTTGCTCAAAATGTCAAACTGTGGCTCGTTTTCGATCCCACCATCAAAATTGCACATGTTAAGAGCACCGCACCACTTCTGCTTGAGCTTATAAAGCTTGTTCAGCCACTTGTTATCCTGCAACTTAAACTCGCGGAGCATCGCAGCCCATGTTTCCTCGAACTCTGCTTCTGAGTTGCATCCTTGCGTACACTTGGTGAACACCTTATTAAATGCTTTCGAACCATTAAGTGAACCAAGGCGAGAAGCAGCGTTCTTCTGAATGTGCCAGTGAGCAATGCGATGGCATGTGTTTGGAAACACCTCCTCGATTGCTTTTGACATGAGTTGGTCTTGATTGGTGAAGATAGTTCGAGGATGCCGGTTCCCCATCGCCTCCAAGAAGGACTTGAACAGCCACGTGAAAGATGACATAGACTCATCCACTAACAGTGCGCAGCCAAACATAGTGGTCTGCCAGTGGTGGTTCACACCAACAAAAGGCGCACAGATCAAGTTCTGTTTGCTTAAGCGATAAGTTGAATCAAACACAACCACATCACCGAAGCAGTCATAGTCCGTCCTGCTCCTACCATCACGCCAAAAGAAATTAGTCATCCGACCATCTCGGTCAATCTGAACATCCCAGTAAAACATTCCATCTATGTTTGCCCTGCTCTTCAGATGATTTACGAGGATC
It includes:
- the LOC127311583 gene encoding protein FAR1-RELATED SEQUENCE 9 isoform X2, with the protein product MVNTDGEGGNGGVDPMCVDENGVIVLTADQHNGAVPHGAVGHDAAMEEIQGTVCMSCTKSRMKGAAAEEADAEEAATVQGSKEGAEELLLKVVLSEEEAYRLYCDYGHRTGFSVRKGKQSYFTGTKRVRTKDYFCSKEGLKEAEKLTDENFNDPHTRTNCRAMVRFRVNGQGEWKVIRLVSDHNHNLAKPEERHLLRSARSLIAGRSCSTADAVLYGGCQQVGGIPSQMAVSTSVTNNNAETPRPDMVPGFSGVTRTAAIGTGDLQILVNHLKSRANIDGMFYWDVQIDRDGRMTNFFWRDGRSRTDYDCFGDVVVFDSTYRLSKQNLICAPFVGVNHHWQTTMFGCALLVDESMSSFTWLFKSFLEAMGNRHPRTIFTNQDQLMSKAIEEVFPNTCHRIAHWHIQKNAASRLGSLNGSKAFNKVFTKCTQGCNSEAEFEETWAAMLREFKLQDNKWLNKLYKLKQKWCGALNMCNFDGGIENEPQFDILSNIFTSIADKFTSLSTVIVLVDKLTDDWREREFDEDMRCSQRPPACIIKHSDILNHAAKVYTHRIYKLFETYFLDGCGATKFKELQCEDSDTYRFEMTMQGRGSRVCTVHLNKSTMQLTCSCSQFETMGLLCPHTLKALSIKNVCKIPEMYILKRWTRDAKQWVFNPKQYESSYQECMDDEAAYCNHAMRYAYDLVMKSQGQVELRRSLWETLESGEKELEKYLENVTQYAESYAT
- the LOC127311583 gene encoding protein FAR1-RELATED SEQUENCE 9 isoform X1, translated to MNAPHMQVMVNTDGEGGNGGVDPMCVDENGVIVLTADQHNGAVPHGAVGHDAAMEEIQGTVCMSCTKSRMKGAAAEEADAEEAATVQGSKEGAEELLLKVVLSEEEAYRLYCDYGHRTGFSVRKGKQSYFTGTKRVRTKDYFCSKEGLKEAEKLTDENFNDPHTRTNCRAMVRFRVNGQGEWKVIRLVSDHNHNLAKPEERHLLRSARSLIAGRSCSTADAVLYGGCQQVGGIPSQMAVSTSVTNNNAETPRPDMVPGFSGVTRTAAIGTGDLQILVNHLKSRANIDGMFYWDVQIDRDGRMTNFFWRDGRSRTDYDCFGDVVVFDSTYRLSKQNLICAPFVGVNHHWQTTMFGCALLVDESMSSFTWLFKSFLEAMGNRHPRTIFTNQDQLMSKAIEEVFPNTCHRIAHWHIQKNAASRLGSLNGSKAFNKVFTKCTQGCNSEAEFEETWAAMLREFKLQDNKWLNKLYKLKQKWCGALNMCNFDGGIENEPQFDILSNIFTSIADKFTSLSTVIVLVDKLTDDWREREFDEDMRCSQRPPACIIKHSDILNHAAKVYTHRIYKLFETYFLDGCGATKFKELQCEDSDTYRFEMTMQGRGSRVCTVHLNKSTMQLTCSCSQFETMGLLCPHTLKALSIKNVCKIPEMYILKRWTRDAKQWVFNPKQYESSYQECMDDEAAYCNHAMRYAYDLVMKSQGQVELRRSLWETLESGEKELEKYLENVTQYAESYAT